A segment of the Ipomoea triloba cultivar NCNSP0323 chromosome 1, ASM357664v1 genome:
CTGTGAACCATACCTAGTAACTTGAGCAAAAAACCAGTCTTTTGAATAGTCACTCTCACCAACTGTGTATACAAGATCTTCATTTGGATATAACTCTGAGTATCTTTCCCAAAGCCCATATTGCCTAAACCTGCCAATGAAGTAATATCCCAAAATCACTTCTTTCTTCTTACATTATAGTTGGTACAGGAGGTTGTTGTggaaaaaacaaattaccacaatttataatgaaaaaaaaaaaaaaagatttttcaaagcaaCACTTACTTCTCGGGGTGGTTAACAAAAATCTTGTTAAGATACTTTGGGTTGGTATCAGGAATATAGAACTCTGCAGCGCTGCGATCAGGGATGCCTATCTCCCATAGTGTTGGGCCATCCCTTGGAGGCTTGTAAAGGATTTCACCAACATCAATTCTACAACCTGTTTAACTTCTTTCACCCGATGAGAAACATCTCAAACTAACTGTAAACATTCATTAAGAAGAACGAGCTTTGAATTTTGGAGTGATATGGAATTAGGACCTGAAGCTATATTTATGGCAGCTTCATTCCGATAATCTCCAATAAATCCGGGTACCCATGCATAAAGATTGTAATCACCAGGACGTATATTATTGATGGAGAAACATCCATCCTCACTTGCTCTAGTCCAAAATTGGTAGCCCTGGTGAAGGGATTTTGTTAGTAGCTAAGTATGATTAGAGATGCCAAAACGAAGGACCAAGGGTCAATGATGTCAGAATAATTATCTTGTGCAGCAAGTTTGATGAAGCAGTTATAGAGAGGTTATTAGTTGGAAATGAGAATTGAACCACATAACCAAAACTACCTTGCATTCTTTTTGCCAGGATCCAGCGTCTCCCGGTGGAGCTAATCCCACGTATGCACCACTTGCAGGCATAAGGTCATCACAGACATACCTATTCAAGTAATTTCAAAAGCTTTAGAAATTTGCATTCATTGAATATTAGGCGTTAAGAGatttttttaccaaaagacTATCGGGAACAAATCCACCATCATCCTTACTTGTCACTAACCAATAGTCTACCAATAACATTTCCCCGCTGATCTGCTGATAGGAAATCCTCAGACGCTGGAAAGTTGTATGGCCAGCTCTGTACCTCTACCAGCATCTACAAAATCCATAGTGCTTCCTCAGAATTTTTATATGCATAAATTTGATTTAAGTTTTCCACTGCTAACCTGCCGTTTGGCATCATCCCATAAAGTGAGTGCATCTTCAACGTTCATTACAGAGTTAAGGTAAATGAAAATTGGACCAAAAACTTTCTTCCATGCCTCGCCTTGTTCAAATTTTGGCGATAGTTCCTCTCCAGCATAATGAGAGCCAAGGAATACCTAATGAAGTGGCAGCATGCTTCAGAAATGGAAAGTACAACTACAAACTTGTTTATTGTTCAAAAGTTATATGCTGAGTGAAGCACTAGAGATGTCCCTGAATGATTGATGAATAACTATGATTGTCTAAACTCAGAGTTTGCTTACAGCTAGGGTTGTGGGACCAACATGCGATGTAAGGTTCTGTTTGACAGGCCCACCAGATCGGAACTCATCACTGGGTGTGATTTGCCAGAACCCCATAGGCGGGTTCATAGATATCCATCCATGGACCTTGTTATCCTTGTTCTCACATGTATACTGGTACTTGTCATCTACCTACAAAGAATAGTCATTAAAACCGTTTGTGTAAACAATACACTCCCACACACACATTCTTGCTAGTAACTAAAAAGGTAACAACTAGTAGACATCATTTATAATCATTACCTCTCCTCTTAATTCTGGATTGACAGGATTGACAAGTAGGACTGCTTCTTGATAAGCAAGGGCCTGACATCTGCCAGGTAATCGGTCATCTGGTAGGGGCATGAACCTTTGCCTATTGTCTGCCACAGCCATGTAGTGAAATCTATGGGATACAAGTACCGTATGGTTAGTATCATTGTGAATGTCTTGGGGAAAAGCTGGTCATGTTTTAGCTTTTGAAAGACAGCATGAAGGTCTTAATCTAATGAATGATAGGTAATATATGGTATCATATACAGAGCAAGAATCTCCTTACTTGTCTTTCCGGAGCTTGAATGCTATCCTGGTTTCACCAAGACTGAAAGCAGGCCACTCTGAGGAACCAACATGCTCATAAATGGCATATGTGTAGAAACCAGATGAACCACGGAGCAAAACAAACCTATGAGATTGACATTATTCCTGTTAAAATGCTATTAACACACTTATCTAATGTTTTGAgtttaaacaaaaagaaaaagaaagaccTTTTATCAATGTTTAGTGGAACAAGCTTGCCCCGAAGGGAGGGATCCCATGGCCTTGAGAATGATAGCTCAACCTGTTCCTCTTCGTCCTTTATAACTGTAAAATTTGTTGCATGGATCCTACACCATAACAAATTATTTGCAAAAATACGGAGTGCCTTCAATAACTTGCTGCAAAGAACATAGATAAAGAAATGGCCTACACTTCAAATATTCCAGCTTTCCCACCATCCATTGCATTCCACACAACATCCCAGTACCTACATATTACATTATGCTGAGCCATAATTTGGGATCTAAGTTACTCTTACTAACACATGAAATGTAGATTGAGTAGGAAATAGGAATGAAGTATTATCATCAAGAAAACCTATCATCATTTGAAGATTTTAAGGTAACACATTTGCTGAACTCGTTTATGTTTTATCACACCATTATGTCATCCCggaattattattgttattattatttattatacaagACTCGTAGTTAAGATAGAAGACTTTGCAAATTACCCTCTGTTAGATTCATTGTTACGAATTTCAAGCACATTGTCAATGCCATTATATCGGATGCCAGTGACAATTCCCCCTGGCTTTGATAGAGTGACTTGGATAATCCCATTATCCATCACCACCTGCAATAGTATTTACTTTGGATGAAACATCTGGTAATAAATCAAGC
Coding sequences within it:
- the LOC115995550 gene encoding uncharacterized protein LOC115995550 isoform X1: MGCGRNFRRIFNGLCTRVRHTEDCRPSGGPGPMPPLGVRLYIQDHHVVMDNGIIQVTLSKPGGIVTGIRYNGIDNVLEIRNNESNRGYWDVVWNAMDGGKAGIFEVIHATNFTVIKDEEEQVELSFSRPWDPSLRGKLVPLNIDKRFVLLRGSSGFYTYAIYEHVGSSEWPAFSLGETRIAFKLRKDKFHYMAVADNRQRFMPLPDDRLPGRCQALAYQEAVLLVNPVNPELRGEVDDKYQYTCENKDNKVHGWISMNPPMGFWQITPSDEFRSGGPVKQNLTSHVGPTTLAVFLGSHYAGEELSPKFEQGEAWKKVFGPIFIYLNSVMNVEDALTLWDDAKRQMLVEVQSWPYNFPASEDFLSADQRGNVIGRLLVSDKYVCDDLMPASGAYVGLAPPGDAGSWQKECKGYQFWTRASEDGCFSINNIRPGDYNLYAWVPGFIGDYRNEAAINIASGCRIDVGEILYKPPRDGPTLWEIGIPDRSAAEFYIPDTNPKYLNKIFVNHPEKFRQYGLWERYSELYPNEDLVYTVGESDYSKDWFFAQVTRKKEDGTYQGTTWQIKFKLGNVHRGGTYKLRVAIASSTLAELQVWVNNPNTNRPLFTSRLFGRDNSIARLGIHGLYWLFNVDIQGGLFTEGENTIYLTQPRNQSPFQGIMYDYIRLEAPTV
- the LOC115995550 gene encoding uncharacterized protein LOC115995550 isoform X2 → MGCGRNFRRIFNGLCTRVRHTEDCRPSGGPGPMPPLGVRLYIQDHHVVMDNGIIQVTLSKPGGIVTGIRYNGIDNVLEIRNNESNRGYWDVVWNAMDGGKAGIFEVIHATNFTVIKDEEEQVELSFSRPWDPSLRGKLVPLNIDKRFVLLRGSSGFYTYAIYEHVGSSEWPAFSLGETRIAFKLRKDKFHYMAVADNRQRFMPLPDDRLPGRCQALAYQEAVLLVNPVNPELRGEVDDKYQYTCENKDNKVHGWISMNPPMGFWQITPSDEFRSGGPVKQNLTSHVFLGSHYAGEELSPKFEQGEAWKKVFGPIFIYLNSVMNVEDALTLWDDAKRQMLVEVQSWPYNFPASEDFLSADQRGNVIGRLLVSDKYVCDDLMPASGAYVGLAPPGDAGSWQKECKGYQFWTRASEDGCFSINNIRPGDYNLYAWVPGFIGDYRNEAAINIASGCRIDVGEILYKPPRDGPTLWEIGIPDRSAAEFYIPDTNPKYLNKIFVNHPEKFRQYGLWERYSELYPNEDLVYTVGESDYSKDWFFAQVTRKKEDGTYQGTTWQIKFKLGNVHRGGTYKLRVAIASSTLAELQVWVNNPNTNRPLFTSRLFGRDNSIARLGIHGLYWLFNVDIQGGLFTEGENTIYLTQPRNQSPFQGIMYDYIRLEAPTV
- the LOC115995550 gene encoding uncharacterized protein LOC115995550 isoform X4; this encodes MYWDVVWNAMDGGKAGIFEVIHATNFTVIKDEEEQVELSFSRPWDPSLRGKLVPLNIDKRFVLLRGSSGFYTYAIYEHVGSSEWPAFSLGETRIAFKLRKDKFHYMAVADNRQRFMPLPDDRLPGRCQALAYQEAVLLVNPVNPELRGEVDDKYQYTCENKDNKVHGWISMNPPMGFWQITPSDEFRSGGPVKQNLTSHVGPTTLAVFLGSHYAGEELSPKFEQGEAWKKVFGPIFIYLNSVMNVEDALTLWDDAKRQMLVEVQSWPYNFPASEDFLSADQRGNVIGRLLVSDKYVCDDLMPASGAYVGLAPPGDAGSWQKECKGYQFWTRASEDGCFSINNIRPGDYNLYAWVPGFIGDYRNEAAINIASGCRIDVGEILYKPPRDGPTLWEIGIPDRSAAEFYIPDTNPKYLNKIFVNHPEKFRQYGLWERYSELYPNEDLVYTVGESDYSKDWFFAQVTRKKEDGTYQGTTWQIKFKLGNVHRGGTYKLRVAIASSTLAELQVWVNNPNTNRPLFTSRLFGRDNSIARLGIHGLYWLFNVDIQGGLFTEGENTIYLTQPRNQSPFQGIMYDYIRLEAPTV
- the LOC115995550 gene encoding uncharacterized protein LOC115995550 isoform X3, producing MGCGRNFRRIFNGLCTRVRHTEDCRPSGGPGPMPPLGVRLYIQDHHVVMDNGIIQVTLSKPGGIVTGIRYNGIDNVLEIRNNESNRGYWDVVWNAMDGGKAGIFEVIHATNFTVIKDEEEQVELSFSRPWDPSLRGKLVPLNIDKRFVLLRGSSGFYTYAIYEHVGSSEWPAFSLGETRIAFKLRKDKFHYMAVADNRQRFMPLPDDRLPGRCQALAYQEAVLLVNPVNPELRGEVDDKYQYTCENKDNKVHGWISMNPPMGFWQITPSDEFRSGGPVKQNLTSHVGPTTLAVFLGSHYAGEELSPKFEQGEAWKKVFGPIFIYLNSVMNVEDALTLWDDAKRQMLVEVQSWPYNFPASEDFLSADQRGNVIGRLLVSDKYVCDDLMPASGAYVGLAPPGDAGSWQKECKGYQFWTRASEDGCFSINNIRPGDYNLYAWVPGFIGDYRNEAAINIASGCRIDVGEILYKPPRDGPTLWEIGIPDRSAAEFYIPDTNPKYLNKIFVNHPEKFRQYGLWERYSELYPNEDLVYTVGKKKMAHIKEPHGKSSSNLAMSTEVVPTNCAWQLHLQPLPSYRFGLTIPIQIDHCLRADCLVGITP